One window of the Colius striatus isolate bColStr4 chromosome 19, bColStr4.1.hap1, whole genome shotgun sequence genome contains the following:
- the RABGAP1 gene encoding rab GTPase-activating protein 1 isoform X2: MPEEQAFSVLVKIMFDYGLRELFKQNFEDLHCKFYQLERLMQEYIPDLYNHFLDISLEAHMYASQWFLTLFTAKFPLYMVFHIIDLLLCEGISVIFNVALGLLKTTKDDLLLTDFEGALKFFRVQLPKRYRSEENAKKLMELACNMKISQKKLKKYEKEYHTMREQQAQQEDPIERFERENRRLQEANMRLEQENDDLAHELVTSKIALRKDLDNAEEKADALNKELLMTKQKLIDAEEEKRRLEEESAQLKEMCRRELDKAESEIRKNSSIIGDYKQICSQLSERLEKQQTANKAEIEKIRQKVDDCEHCREFFNKEGRVKVASSAKDGSDEDTDEEKETLKNQLREMELELAQTKLQLVEAECKIQDLEHHLGLALNEVQAAKKTWFNRTISSIKTVTGVQGKETC, from the exons ATGCCTGAGGAGCAAGCTTTCAGTGTTCTGGTTAAAATTATGTTTGATTATGGACTCAGGGAACTTTTCAAACAAAACTTTGAAGATTTGCACTGCAAGTTCTATCAGCTGGAGCGCCTCATGCAG GAATACATTCCTGATCTGTATAACCACTTCCTGGACATTAGCCTTGAAGCACACATGTATGCTTCCCAGTGGTTCCTTACCCTGTTCACTGCAAAATTCCCTCTCTACATGGTCTTCCATATTATTGACTTACTCTTATGTGAG GGAATAAGTGTTATCTTCAACGTTGCACTGGGATTATTGAAA ACTACCAAGGATGATTTGTTACTGACTGACTTTGAAGGGGCTTTAAAATTCTTCCGTGTGCAGCTGCCCAAGAGATACCgttcagaagaaaatgcaaaaaagcTGATGGAATTGGCATGCAATATGAAG ATTAGCcagaagaagctgaagaaatatGAAAAGGAATATCATACTATGAGAGAGCAGCAAGCTCAACAGGAGGATCCTATAGAAAGATTTGAG CGTGAGAACCGGCGCCTGCAAGAAGCGAACATGAGGCTTGAGCAGGAAAACGATGATCTCGCACACGAGCTGGTGACCAGCAAGATTGCTCTGCGGAAGGATTTAGACAAT GCAGAGGAAAAGGCAGATGCGCTGAACAAGGAGCTGCTAATGACCAAACAGAAGCTGATTgatgcagaggaagaaaagaggcgCCTAGAAGAGGAATCAGCTCAG tTGAAGGAAATGTGTCGCAGGGAACTAGATAAGGCAGAATCAGAGATCAGAAAGAACAGCTCTATTATTGGTGACTACAAACAG ATTTGTTCCCAGCTGAGTGAGCGCCTTGAAAAGCAACAAACTGCAAATAAAGCTGAGATTGAGAAAATACGG CAAAAAGTGGATGACTGTGAGCACTGCCGGGAGTTCTTCAACAAAGAAGGCCGTGTGAAGGTTGCAAGTTCTGCCAAGGATGGTTCGGATGAGGACACGGATGAGGAGaaggaaacactgaaaaacCAGCTGAGAGAAATGGAGCTTGAGCTGGCCCAGACCAAGCTGCAGCTTGTGGAGGCGGAATGTAAAATACAG GATTTGGAGCACCATTTGGGTCTGGCATTGAATGAAGTACAAGCTGCAAAGAAAACGTGGTTCAACAGAACAATAAGCTCTATAAAAACAGTGACTGGAGTCCAAGGAAAAGAGACTTGTTGA